The Armatimonadota bacterium genome contains a region encoding:
- a CDS encoding ABC transporter permease codes for MLDRIEFLFSEAFTALRRNTWMTFAAITTSCMALFLTGGVAFAYKGVDEYANSLPSRFEIRVFLKDKATDAEVTEMNDRLKRTKGIKSVEWIPKAKAWEAFKKQNPDFPTDGIINPLPDAFTLTLTNVDDAEYIASRIQSMPSVAKDGVLYLKREREMLSQALKFLQWIGFGLGGMMVLTSGVLIYNAIRMTIVARRREFRIMQLVGASPLMVTVPLMIEGVVQGICGGILASFLVLGAHRAMQTQLQGFSGIIKIGALAPNGVFITMMLLGAAYGLICSIIAVRDPRRFE; via the coding sequence ATGCTTGATCGAATCGAGTTTTTGTTCAGCGAAGCGTTTACCGCTCTTCGTCGCAACACTTGGATGACTTTCGCCGCGATCACGACCAGTTGCATGGCCTTGTTCTTGACGGGCGGCGTCGCATTCGCTTACAAAGGGGTGGACGAGTACGCCAACTCGCTTCCAAGTCGGTTCGAGATTCGCGTGTTTCTTAAAGACAAGGCGACGGATGCCGAAGTCACGGAGATGAACGATCGCCTGAAGCGGACAAAGGGCATTAAAAGCGTTGAGTGGATTCCAAAAGCCAAAGCTTGGGAAGCATTCAAAAAGCAGAACCCGGATTTCCCGACAGACGGCATCATCAATCCCTTGCCTGATGCCTTTACATTGACGCTGACCAATGTGGATGATGCGGAGTACATCGCCTCCAGAATTCAAAGCATGCCGAGCGTCGCAAAGGACGGAGTGCTGTATTTGAAGCGGGAGCGCGAAATGCTGTCTCAAGCCCTCAAATTCTTGCAATGGATCGGGTTTGGCCTCGGCGGCATGATGGTGCTGACAAGCGGCGTACTCATCTACAACGCCATTCGTATGACCATTGTGGCGAGGAGGCGAGAATTCCGAATCATGCAGTTGGTGGGCGCTTCCCCATTGATGGTGACCGTACCCCTGATGATCGAAGGGGTCGTGCAGGGAATCTGTGGCGGGATTTTGGCCTCGTTCCTCGTGCTGGGCGCACACCGCGCGATGCAGACTCAATTGCAAGGCTTCAGCGGTATTATCAAGATCGGGGCGCTTGCTCCAAACGGGGTTTTCATTACAATGATGTTGCTCGGCGCCGCATACGGACTGATTTGCTCGATCATCGCGGTGCGCGATCCTAGGAGGTTCGAATGA
- a CDS encoding peptidoglycan DD-metalloendopeptidase family protein — translation MKLGVLMSVVLVIAATGLTEAQQKPKKPTEKQLKSNLKKVESKKNAVRQQLRATKRQASYVLADIQKADDELGNLEDRIDYIENRLKTLASEKIRLEKDLQIAEQVLVEQTEVIRQRMKRLYMQPQGTAIGSILASDSLGDMAARRAIFERIAEEDQETFDEYKKRVTEVEKKKKLKESVIVETNELMADVKLKKVQVGQHKAKKKVLLGELRSEQADLQQEFDELDRESNAIESQINAFQSVNTGLPRFNGRFRKPVNGRITSGYGYRFHPVLHRSKLHTGIDFGAPTGTPIYASAPGVVISAGYRGGYGNTVIIDHGGGIATLYGHCSRIFTKAGAKVSQGEKIAAVGSTGMSTGPHLHFEIRVNGKPVNPMGRI, via the coding sequence ATGAAGCTAGGCGTATTGATGAGCGTGGTTTTGGTTATCGCCGCGACTGGGTTGACTGAAGCCCAGCAAAAGCCAAAGAAGCCAACCGAAAAGCAGCTGAAATCCAACCTTAAGAAGGTCGAATCCAAAAAGAATGCTGTCCGGCAGCAACTGAGGGCGACAAAGCGGCAAGCTAGCTATGTTCTTGCGGATATCCAAAAAGCCGATGACGAGCTGGGGAACCTTGAAGACCGCATTGACTACATCGAGAATCGGCTCAAGACGCTCGCATCAGAAAAGATTCGACTTGAAAAGGACCTCCAGATTGCGGAGCAGGTGCTTGTCGAACAAACCGAAGTCATTCGCCAGCGGATGAAGCGGCTGTATATGCAGCCTCAAGGCACAGCAATCGGTTCGATTCTTGCCAGCGACTCCTTAGGCGATATGGCTGCGCGCCGCGCCATCTTCGAGCGGATTGCCGAAGAAGATCAAGAGACTTTCGACGAGTACAAAAAGCGAGTCACTGAGGTCGAAAAGAAAAAGAAGCTCAAGGAATCGGTCATTGTCGAAACCAACGAATTGATGGCTGATGTCAAGCTCAAAAAAGTCCAGGTAGGGCAGCACAAAGCCAAAAAGAAGGTCCTGCTGGGCGAATTGCGTAGCGAACAAGCCGACCTGCAACAGGAATTTGACGAACTCGACCGCGAATCAAATGCGATTGAATCCCAGATCAACGCCTTCCAAAGTGTCAATACAGGCTTGCCAAGGTTTAATGGCAGATTCCGGAAGCCGGTGAACGGACGCATCACCAGCGGATATGGGTATCGATTCCACCCCGTCTTGCACCGGAGTAAGTTGCACACCGGTATTGATTTTGGAGCGCCGACTGGCACTCCGATCTATGCTTCTGCACCGGGTGTCGTGATTTCGGCCGGATATCGGGGCGGCTACGGGAACACCGTGATCATTGACCATGGTGGTGGCATCGCCACGCTCTACGGTCACTGCTCCAGGATTTTCACAAAGGCAGGCGCAAAGGTTTCCCAAGGTGAAAAAATCGCCGCTGTCGGTAGCACCG